ATAGATAAATTAGTATGTGATATTGATGGAATTTTTGAAAAAGGCCAATTATATGTATGTTTATCAAGAGCCATTAATCCAAGTAATTTAAAAATAATATATAATTATAAAATGCCTTTTGAGGATTATTTTTTAAAAATTTTAAAATTTGATAAAGAGGTAAAACGATTTTATCTGCAAGAAAAGTTTATAAATTTAGAAGAAGATAGGGAGTGATTATGAGATGGGTAGTAATTTTATTTTTTTCTTTTTGTAGTATTTATGCTAATTCTTTAAGTATAGAAGATTTTAGAACGGATTTGTATTCAAAAGCCGGAAATAATACTTTAAAAAAGATTGAAATGACTTTAGATTTTGAGGGAGAAAATTTAGAACAAAAGAAAATTATAGATGCATTAAATACTATTGTATCTAGTTATTTTTATGAAGATTTGTTCACAGAGGTGGGTAAAAACAACTTCAAAGAAACTTTGCTTAAATTTAGCAATAAAAAATACAAAACTCAAATAAAAAACATTTATATTTTAAAAATTAACTCAGTGGCTCAATTTGATATAGAAGAACTGAAGCGTTTTGTAAAAGATTTAGAAAAAAAAGAAGAAGATTTAAAAGAAACTGCTAAGCAAGAAGAAATTCAAAATATTATTCAAGTTGCTAAAACTTCAGATCAAAATAATACCCAGCCAAAAGACATAAATGCTACTCAAACAAACAGTATTAAAGATAGTAATATAAGTTTTAATCAAGATGTTAATACAAGCAAAGAAGCTATGGATATGATTTTAAAAACTATGGAAAACGCTCAAATGCAAATGTTGGCACCAAGCAAAGAACAAGATTTGTTTAAAGAGATACCATTTTGATTAATGGATTATATCAAAATGGCTTGGGATTTTTGGTATAAAAATATTATCGTTGATATTTTGATCAAATTTTTGGTTGTAAAAATAAATACTAACTAAATTTCCTAATTCATCTTTATAAGAAATACTGTTAAGGCTACCGTTTTCTAGTTTGATATTATATATGATATTTTCGTATTTTGCTTCATAGTTTTCGTGAGATATTAATTTTGCATTTTTAAAAATTACTTGAAGATTTGGTAAATTTTGCAATTGAGTGTAAATGGCTTGTTCTAATTCAGGTTCTATGATAACAACTTCTTTGTTGTTGATATAAATTTGCTTTTTATTTGGTTTAGTATAATTCCAAAAGGCTTTATTTTGAGTAATGATAAAATTTCCTTTATAATTTAGCGAAGAATTATTACTTTGCACTTTTTGTTCAAAATCACTGCTGAAATTTTTAAAATTTATATCGAAAGCAAAAATATTACAAGTAAATATCATTAAAAATATAAAATATTTCATAATTATCCTTTAAAAATTTTGTAAATTATATAAAATTTATGCAAATAAAATTTTATATAGTTCTAATTAAAATCAAGGTATAATCTAGCATATATTTTTTGTAATTAAAGGTAAAAAAATGTTTTCTAGTGTATTTAAAGCAATATTTGGCACAAAAAACGATCGAGAAGTAAAAAAATATTTAAAGAGAGTTGCACAAATTAATGCTTTAGAGTCAAAATACCAAAATTTAAGTGATGATGAATTAAAACAAAAATTTATAGATTTTAAAACACAAATTCAAAAAGAAGAAAAAACTTTAGATCAAATATTAAATGATGTTTTTGCAATAGTTAGAGAAGTAGGAAAAAGAACGCTTAATATGCGCCATTTTGATGTGCAATTAATCGGTGGTATGGTTTTACATGAGGGAAAAATCGCTGAAATGAAAACCGGGGAAGGTAAAACCTTGGTTGCAACTTTACCTGTTGTATTAAATGCTATGAGCGGTAAGGGTGTGCATGTAGTTACTGTAAATGATTATTTAGCCAAAAGAGATGCAGAGCAAATGAGTGCTATTTATAATTTTTTAGGTTTTAGTGTCGGAGTAATACTTTCAGAGCAAAATAGCGATGAGGCACATAAAAAAGCTTATGAGTGTGATATAACTTATGGTACAAATAATGAATTTGGCTTTGATTATTTGCGTGATAATATGAAATTTTCAAAGCTTGAAAAAGTACAAAGAGAGCATAATTTTGTTATAGTTGATGAAGTAGATAGTATTTTAATAGATGAAGCAAGAACTCCACTTATAATAAGCGGGCCTACAAATAGGACTTTAGATGGTTATATTAAAGCAAATGAAGTAGCAAAACAAATGCAAAAAGGTCAAGCAGCGGCCACTCCTCAAGAATTACCAAGTGGAGATTTTGTTGTTGATGAGAAAAATAGAACTATTATGATTACAGAGGCTGGAATTTCTAAAGCAGAAAAATTATTTGGAGTGGAAAATTTATATAGCTTAGATAATGCAATATTAGCCCATCAGCTTGATCAGGCCTTAAAAGCACATAATTTATTTGAAAAAGATGTGCATTATGTATTAAGAGATAAAGAAGTTATAATTGTTGATGAATTTACGGGAAGGTTAAGTGAAGGAAGACGCTTTAGTGATGGTTTGCATCAAGCATTAGAGGCTAAAGAAGGGGTTAAAATTCAAGAAGAGAGCCAAACTTTAGCAGATATTACTTTCCAAAATTATTTTAGAATGTATAAAAAATTAGCAGGTATGACAGGTACTGCACAAACTGAGGCAACAGAATTTTCTCAAATATATAATTTAGATGTGGTTTCCATACCTACAAATATACAGGTTGCAAGAATAGATAAAGATGATTTGATTTATAAAACACAGGAAGAAAAATTTAAAGCAGTTATTGAAGAAATAAAAAAAGCAAACGCAAAAGGTCAACCGGTTTTAGTAGGGACTGCAAGTATTGAAAGAAGTGAAGTATTTCATAACATGCTTGTAAAAGAACGCATTCCTCATCATGTGCTTAATGCTAAAAATCACGAGCAAGAAGCTTTGATTATTCAAGATGCGGGTAAAAAAGGTGCAGTAACTATAGCTACTAATATGGCAGGTCGTGGCGTTGATATAAAAATAGATGATGAAATAAGAGCTTTAGGAGGGCTTTATATCATAGGAACTGAACGCCATGAAAGCAGAAGAATAGATAATCAACTTCGTGGTCGTGCAGGGCGTCAAGGCGATCCTGGTGTAAGTAGGTTTTATTTAAGTTTAGAGGATAATCTTTTGAGAATTTTTGGTGGCGATCGCATTAAAAATATCATGGAAAGATTAGGTATAGAAGAGGGTGAACATATAGAAAGTCGCATTGTTACAAGAGCTGTAGAAAATGCTCAAAAAAAAGTTGAAAGTTTACATTTTGAAAGTAGAAAACATTTGCTTGAATATGATGATGTGGCTAATGAACAAAGAAAGACCATCTATAATTATAGAAATGAATTACTAGATGAAGAATTTGATTTGCAAGATAAAATTTTAAAAAATATTGCTGAATATAGCAATCATTTAGTAAGTCAAATTTATCTAAATGCGGAGCTTGAGGATGATGTTAAACATTTTGAAAGCTTAAAGCAAAAAGTAAGTTATGAGTGTAACCTTGAACTAAACGAAGTTGATTTTAAAGATTTGGGTGTAATTGAAATAGAAAATAAATTAAGTGAAATTTTAGAAAAAGCTTATAAAGATAAAATGAGTATTATTGAAGATAAGGAAGCTAGAAGAATTGAAAGAATTTTATATCTTCAAATTTTAGATAATCTATGGAGAGAGCATTTATACCAAATGGATATTTTAAAAACTGGTATAGGTTTAAGAAGTTATAATCAAAAAGATCCTTTAGTGGAATATAAAAAAGAAAGTTATAATCTTTTCATGGAACTTGTTGAGCGTATTAAATTTGACAGTTTAAAATTGTTATTTAATGTAGTTTTTACTCAAAAAGAAGCACAAAATTTTGAAGAAAAAAGCCATGAGCAAAATGAGCAGTTTTTATCAAATACTACAGAAAGTGGTGTTAATGAAAACGGTGAAGCACAAATTACTAAAGTACCTAGAAATTCACTTTGTCCTTGTGGTAGTGGAAAAAAATATAAAGAATGTCATGGTAAAAGTGGTCCTAAAAAAGGTATTTTAGCTTAAGGTTTGAGATGAATTTAGTTATAGTTGAAGATGATATAAATATGAGAAAATCACTCGAAATAGCTTTGGGTGAGTATGAAGA
This genomic stretch from Campylobacter lari subsp. concheus harbors:
- the lolA gene encoding LolA-like outer membrane lipoprotein chaperone; the protein is MKYFIFLMIFTCNIFAFDINFKNFSSDFEQKVQSNNSSLNYKGNFIITQNKAFWNYTKPNKKQIYINNKEVVIIEPELEQAIYTQLQNLPNLQVIFKNAKLISHENYEAKYENIIYNIKLENGSLNSISYKDELGNLVSIYFYNQKFDQNINDNIFIPKIPSHFDIIH
- the secA gene encoding preprotein translocase subunit SecA, with the protein product MFSSVFKAIFGTKNDREVKKYLKRVAQINALESKYQNLSDDELKQKFIDFKTQIQKEEKTLDQILNDVFAIVREVGKRTLNMRHFDVQLIGGMVLHEGKIAEMKTGEGKTLVATLPVVLNAMSGKGVHVVTVNDYLAKRDAEQMSAIYNFLGFSVGVILSEQNSDEAHKKAYECDITYGTNNEFGFDYLRDNMKFSKLEKVQREHNFVIVDEVDSILIDEARTPLIISGPTNRTLDGYIKANEVAKQMQKGQAAATPQELPSGDFVVDEKNRTIMITEAGISKAEKLFGVENLYSLDNAILAHQLDQALKAHNLFEKDVHYVLRDKEVIIVDEFTGRLSEGRRFSDGLHQALEAKEGVKIQEESQTLADITFQNYFRMYKKLAGMTGTAQTEATEFSQIYNLDVVSIPTNIQVARIDKDDLIYKTQEEKFKAVIEEIKKANAKGQPVLVGTASIERSEVFHNMLVKERIPHHVLNAKNHEQEALIIQDAGKKGAVTIATNMAGRGVDIKIDDEIRALGGLYIIGTERHESRRIDNQLRGRAGRQGDPGVSRFYLSLEDNLLRIFGGDRIKNIMERLGIEEGEHIESRIVTRAVENAQKKVESLHFESRKHLLEYDDVANEQRKTIYNYRNELLDEEFDLQDKILKNIAEYSNHLVSQIYLNAELEDDVKHFESLKQKVSYECNLELNEVDFKDLGVIEIENKLSEILEKAYKDKMSIIEDKEARRIERILYLQILDNLWREHLYQMDILKTGIGLRSYNQKDPLVEYKKESYNLFMELVERIKFDSLKLLFNVVFTQKEAQNFEEKSHEQNEQFLSNTTESGVNENGEAQITKVPRNSLCPCGSGKKYKECHGKSGPKKGILA
- a CDS encoding flagellar basal body-associated FliL family protein → MRWVVILFFSFCSIYANSLSIEDFRTDLYSKAGNNTLKKIEMTLDFEGENLEQKKIIDALNTIVSSYFYEDLFTEVGKNNFKETLLKFSNKKYKTQIKNIYILKINSVAQFDIEELKRFVKDLEKKEEDLKETAKQEEIQNIIQVAKTSDQNNTQPKDINATQTNSIKDSNISFNQDVNTSKEAMDMILKTMENAQMQMLAPSKEQDLFKEIPF